A window of Cloacibacillus sp. An23 contains these coding sequences:
- a CDS encoding MATE family efflux transporter, translating into MDQTFMKERAVLPLVLSMSLPMMLSMVVLSLYNIVDSYFVAKISEEAMTALSLVFPIQNLIGAITIGFGVGINAAVAFHLGAGEFDRADAAATQGVVLSALHGVVLTVVCIAAMPSFLGMFTSDAEVVSLGLRYSNIAFGFSVVIALSLAYEKLFQSVGRMAATMACMMAGCVANIVLDPIMIFGLGPVPAMGIEGAAWATGIGQTLTLALYLLLNRLRPMAVHVEARYARLTRGTARRLYSVGVPAALNLALPSLLISSLNIILAGYSQVYVVVLGVYYKLQTFLYLPANGIVQGMRPLVGYNFGAREYGRVRRICMTALALAAGIMAAGTLLCQTVPEALIGPFTSNAETVRAGAEALHIISLGFVVSTVSVIASGALEGLGMGAPSFVISLLRYAVITIPAAFVLSRFFGAAGVWHAFWFAELCTAAASYFIYRSKTSARTEARGAE; encoded by the coding sequence ATGGATCAGACTTTTATGAAGGAGAGGGCGGTCCTGCCGCTCGTGCTTTCGATGTCTCTGCCCATGATGCTGTCGATGGTTGTGCTGTCGCTCTACAACATCGTGGACAGTTATTTCGTCGCGAAGATAAGCGAGGAGGCCATGACGGCGCTTTCGCTCGTCTTTCCGATTCAGAATCTCATCGGCGCGATTACGATAGGCTTCGGCGTCGGGATAAACGCCGCGGTCGCCTTTCACCTCGGCGCGGGCGAGTTCGACCGCGCGGACGCGGCGGCGACGCAGGGCGTGGTGCTGAGCGCGCTTCACGGCGTCGTGCTGACGGTCGTCTGTATCGCGGCTATGCCGTCGTTTCTCGGGATGTTCACGAGCGACGCGGAGGTCGTGAGCCTCGGGCTGCGTTACTCGAACATCGCTTTCGGCTTCTCCGTCGTGATCGCGCTGTCGCTGGCCTACGAGAAGCTTTTTCAGTCGGTCGGGCGCATGGCGGCGACTATGGCGTGCATGATGGCGGGCTGCGTCGCGAACATCGTCCTCGACCCGATAATGATTTTCGGCCTCGGCCCGGTGCCGGCGATGGGCATCGAGGGCGCGGCGTGGGCCACGGGCATCGGGCAGACTCTGACGCTCGCGCTCTATCTTCTGCTGAACAGGCTGCGCCCGATGGCGGTTCACGTCGAGGCGCGGTACGCGCGCCTCACGCGCGGGACGGCCCGCCGCCTTTACTCTGTAGGAGTGCCCGCGGCGCTCAACCTCGCGCTTCCGTCGCTGCTGATTTCTTCGCTCAATATCATTCTCGCCGGTTATTCGCAGGTTTACGTCGTCGTGCTCGGCGTTTATTACAAGCTTCAGACCTTCCTCTATCTTCCCGCGAACGGCATCGTGCAGGGCATGAGGCCGCTCGTCGGCTACAATTTCGGCGCGCGCGAGTACGGGCGCGTGCGGCGGATATGTATGACTGCGCTCGCGCTCGCGGCGGGCATCATGGCGGCGGGGACTCTGCTCTGCCAGACTGTGCCCGAGGCGCTTATCGGCCCGTTCACCTCGAACGCGGAGACGGTGCGCGCGGGCGCGGAGGCCCTGCATATTATAAGCCTGGGCTTCGTCGTCTCGACCGTTTCCGTCATCGCCTCCGGCGCTCTCGAAGGGCTCGGCATGGGCGCGCCGTCGTTCGTCATCTCGCTTCTGCGCTACGCTGTGATTACGATACCGGCGGCCTTCGTCCTTAGCCGCTTCTTCGGCGCTGCCGGCGTGTGGCACGCTTTCTGGTTCGCTGAGCTCTGCACGGCCGCGGCGTCGTATTTCATCTACAGGAGCAAGACTTCGGCGCGCACGGAAGCGCGCGGCGCGGAGTAG
- a CDS encoding thioredoxin family protein, with amino-acid sequence MKMGFFGNKKDKGCGCGGEASRGADAACSGAPVKVLGAGCARCRELDAAVRSVLEELGSAAVVEHVTDFPSIAAYGVMSTPALVINGKVAVCGRVPDRSELKKILADLSA; translated from the coding sequence ATGAAGATGGGATTTTTCGGCAATAAGAAGGACAAAGGATGCGGATGCGGCGGTGAGGCAAGCCGCGGCGCGGACGCCGCGTGCTCCGGCGCGCCGGTGAAGGTGCTGGGCGCCGGATGCGCGCGGTGCCGCGAGCTCGACGCGGCGGTGCGTTCCGTGCTCGAAGAGCTCGGCTCGGCGGCCGTGGTGGAACACGTTACGGACTTCCCGAGCATCGCGGCTTACGGCGTCATGTCTACGCCGGCGCTCGTCATAAACGGTAAAGTCGCGGTGTGCGGGCGCGTGCCCGACAGGAGCGAGCTGAAGAAAATTCTCGCGGATTTAAGCGCGTGA
- a CDS encoding permease, which yields MIWDFVQNQLLGMKWLNALVARALGSAGVDVSSRWGGSLNFFIYDVIKITILLCTLIFVISYIQSYFPPERSRRIMGRFHGIWADCAAALLGTVTPFCSCSSIPLFIGFTSAGLPLGVTFSFLISSPMVDLGSLVILTGIFGARVAAAYVLLGLVIAVAGGTLIEKMRMDGYVEDFIRQVKGVDAETAELSARERLLYARGQTVFTFRKVFPYILLGVGIGAFIHNWLPQSWIEGVLGSGNPFGVVLATLVGVPMYGDIFGTIPVAEALLYKGARLGTVLSFMMAVTTLSLPSLVMLRKAIKPRLLWTFVTVCTVGIIIVGYAFNAMQFFIID from the coding sequence ATGATCTGGGATTTCGTCCAGAACCAACTGCTCGGCATGAAATGGCTGAACGCGCTCGTCGCACGCGCGCTCGGCTCGGCTGGCGTGGACGTTTCGTCGCGCTGGGGCGGCAGCCTGAATTTCTTCATCTACGACGTAATTAAGATAACGATTCTGCTCTGCACGCTGATTTTCGTAATTTCGTACATTCAGAGCTATTTCCCGCCGGAGCGCAGCCGCCGGATAATGGGGCGCTTCCACGGGATATGGGCCGACTGTGCGGCGGCTCTGCTCGGCACGGTCACGCCCTTCTGCTCGTGCTCGTCGATACCGCTTTTCATCGGATTCACGAGCGCGGGGCTTCCGCTCGGCGTCACCTTTTCTTTTCTGATTTCGTCTCCGATGGTGGATTTAGGCAGCCTCGTCATATTGACCGGGATTTTCGGCGCGCGCGTCGCGGCGGCCTACGTCCTGCTCGGCCTGGTCATCGCGGTGGCGGGCGGCACGCTTATCGAAAAAATGCGGATGGACGGTTACGTCGAAGATTTCATCCGTCAGGTGAAGGGCGTAGACGCCGAAACGGCGGAGCTGTCCGCGCGCGAGCGCCTGCTTTACGCCAGGGGGCAGACGGTTTTCACCTTCCGCAAGGTTTTTCCCTATATTCTTCTCGGAGTCGGAATCGGGGCTTTCATCCACAACTGGCTGCCGCAGAGCTGGATCGAGGGCGTTCTCGGCAGCGGCAACCCGTTCGGCGTGGTGCTGGCGACTCTCGTCGGCGTTCCGATGTACGGCGATATTTTCGGGACGATTCCGGTGGCGGAAGCCCTGCTCTACAAGGGCGCGCGGCTCGGCACGGTGCTGAGCTTCATGATGGCGGTGACGACGCTTTCCCTGCCGTCGCTCGTCATGCTTCGCAAGGCGATAAAGCCGCGGCTTCTGTGGACTTTCGTGACGGTCTGCACCGTGGGCATCATCATTGTGGGCTATGCGTTCAACGCGATGCAGTTTTTCATCATAGACTGA
- a CDS encoding EamA family transporter — MWAVYALCSAFFAALTSILAKVGIEGVNSNLATAVRTAVVLVMAWLVVFVTGAEGGVWNIGRKSWLFLVLSGLATGASWLFYFKALQIGEASKVIPVDKFSVVLGILMAFVFLHEAVTAKTLIGGALIAIGTFVLIL, encoded by the coding sequence ATGTGGGCTGTATATGCTTTGTGTTCCGCGTTTTTCGCGGCGCTCACCTCGATACTCGCCAAGGTGGGCATCGAGGGCGTCAACTCCAACCTCGCGACGGCGGTGCGCACCGCGGTCGTCCTCGTCATGGCGTGGCTCGTCGTCTTCGTAACGGGGGCGGAGGGCGGCGTCTGGAACATCGGCAGAAAAAGCTGGCTGTTCCTCGTGCTTTCCGGCCTCGCGACTGGCGCGTCGTGGCTCTTCTACTTCAAGGCGCTCCAGATAGGCGAAGCCTCGAAGGTCATCCCGGTCGATAAGTTCAGCGTCGTCCTCGGCATCCTAATGGCCTTCGTATTCCTTCACGAGGCCGTCACCGCGAAGACGCTCATCGGCGGCGCGCTGATAGCGATAGGGACGTTCGTGCTGATCCTGTAA
- a CDS encoding carbon starvation CstA family protein: MFFMMFAVSILCLILGYIFYGRFMARVYNLDNHNVTPAERLNDGMDYCPTHPAVVLGHHFSSIAGAGPIVGPITAASMFGWLPTIIWCIFGSIFLGGPHDFGAVMASMRHDGKSIGEVIDHWIGHKAKKLFLIFTILSLFLVVAVFTVLTTATFVLDPVVAFVSCMYIVLAVVSGLLIYRFNMNLKLVTVVMLAIIAFCSIKGGDWPIVAKIFTHSSDWWNFFIAIYILFASVLPVWLLLQPRDYLASYFLYFAAAIGAIGMIFGGSMDSGAVPAIAKDMHWFGLTKADMWPMLFVIVACGAISGFHSLVGSGTTSKQLSHERDALPVGYAAMLLEGLVAVIALGTMMVAGGIQKGGPVGTFAAGFGQFCTIVGIDPVLGTRLGAIAVNTFLLTSLDTATRLARYQIQEITNYKANKYVATVFAVAVALVLVYVKAKGPDGNPIPAWQVIWPVFGASNQLVAALAILGVSMWIIRGLKKKATFLLVPFWFMLVTSMAGIVIEIKATLTSGHPNYILAVISALLLVLALMMTKEGFSALSREKHGETIEQ; encoded by the coding sequence ATGTTCTTCATGATGTTTGCAGTATCGATATTATGTCTGATACTCGGTTACATTTTTTACGGACGCTTTATGGCGAGGGTCTACAACCTCGACAATCATAACGTCACTCCAGCGGAGCGCCTCAACGACGGCATGGACTACTGTCCAACGCATCCCGCCGTCGTGCTGGGCCATCACTTCTCGTCCATCGCGGGTGCGGGGCCGATAGTCGGGCCTATAACGGCGGCCTCGATGTTCGGCTGGCTGCCTACCATTATATGGTGCATCTTCGGCTCGATATTCCTCGGCGGCCCGCATGACTTCGGCGCGGTAATGGCCTCGATGCGCCACGACGGCAAGTCGATAGGCGAAGTCATCGACCACTGGATCGGACACAAGGCGAAGAAGCTTTTCCTCATATTCACGATACTTTCGCTCTTCCTCGTCGTCGCCGTCTTCACGGTGCTTACGACGGCGACCTTCGTGCTTGATCCCGTCGTTGCCTTCGTGAGCTGCATGTACATCGTGCTCGCCGTCGTCTCCGGCCTTCTCATCTACCGCTTCAACATGAACCTCAAGCTCGTCACCGTCGTCATGCTCGCGATAATAGCCTTCTGCTCCATCAAGGGCGGCGACTGGCCGATAGTCGCGAAGATATTCACGCACAGCTCCGACTGGTGGAACTTCTTCATCGCGATATATATCCTCTTCGCCTCCGTCCTGCCCGTCTGGCTGCTGCTCCAGCCGCGCGACTACCTCGCCTCCTACTTCCTCTACTTCGCGGCGGCGATAGGCGCGATAGGCATGATATTCGGCGGCTCGATGGACAGCGGCGCGGTTCCCGCGATAGCGAAAGACATGCACTGGTTCGGACTTACGAAGGCCGATATGTGGCCGATGCTCTTCGTCATCGTCGCCTGCGGCGCCATCTCCGGCTTCCACTCGCTCGTCGGCTCGGGCACCACGTCCAAGCAGCTCTCGCATGAGCGCGACGCTCTGCCTGTCGGCTACGCCGCGATGCTCCTCGAAGGCCTCGTCGCCGTAATAGCGCTCGGCACCATGATGGTCGCCGGCGGCATACAGAAAGGCGGCCCCGTCGGCACGTTCGCCGCGGGCTTCGGGCAGTTCTGCACGATAGTCGGCATCGACCCTGTGCTAGGGACGCGCCTCGGAGCGATAGCGGTCAACACCTTCCTGCTCACCTCGCTCGACACGGCGACGCGCCTCGCGCGCTACCAGATACAGGAGATAACGAACTATAAGGCCAACAAGTACGTCGCCACGGTGTTCGCCGTCGCCGTCGCGCTCGTCCTCGTCTACGTCAAGGCCAAAGGCCCCGACGGAAACCCGATACCGGCGTGGCAGGTCATCTGGCCCGTTTTCGGCGCGTCCAACCAGCTCGTCGCGGCGCTCGCGATACTCGGCGTTTCGATGTGGATAATCCGCGGCCTCAAGAAAAAGGCGACCTTCCTGCTCGTCCCGTTCTGGTTCATGCTCGTCACCAGCATGGCCGGAATAGTGATAGAGATCAAGGCGACGCTCACCAGCGGACACCCGAACTACATCCTCGCCGTGATAAGCGCGCTGCTGCTCGTCCTCGCGCTGATGATGACGAAGGAAGGCTTTTCCGCGCTCAGCCGCGAAAAGCACGGGGAGACCATAGAGCAGTAA
- a CDS encoding metalloregulator ArsR/SmtB family transcription factor — MNAIDAALICRALSDSNRLLIVQMLSDGEKCACKLLERFEITQPTLSHHMKILCGCGLVKARREGKWQHYSVDAERLRDFALFVGTLMPRGTKEGRAL, encoded by the coding sequence ATGAACGCTATCGACGCCGCCCTCATTTGCAGGGCGCTGAGCGACAGCAACAGGTTGCTTATTGTCCAGATGCTTTCCGACGGAGAGAAGTGCGCGTGCAAATTGTTGGAACGCTTTGAAATCACACAGCCGACGCTCTCGCACCACATGAAGATTCTTTGCGGGTGCGGGCTGGTGAAGGCGCGGCGGGAAGGCAAGTGGCAGCATTATTCGGTCGACGCGGAGCGGCTGCGCGACTTCGCGCTGTTCGTCGGAACTCTCATGCCGCGCGGGACGAAAGAAGGCCGCGCCCTATGA
- a CDS encoding putative 2-aminoethylphosphonate ABC transporter substrate-binding protein, translating into MSGIWRRLGKGMLAVAAAAAVTAFPAVFAREAQAAEKKELTVYTALENEQINKYLASFREKYPDIEIKIVRDSTGIITAKLLAEGGKTPADVVWGTAASSLLVLEDRGMIEPYAPKGLERVEPMLRDSANPPAWVGIDAWETAIIYNTAEAKAKGLPPIKSYEDLLRPEFKGQIIMSNPNSSGTGFLAVTGLIHLMGEKKAFEYMDKLHENIAMYTHSGSAPAKKAAAGEFAVGISYGYAGMNQKKKGAPIEVIFPEEGSGWDVEANALIKKADIKPEAKLFLDWAISDEAINALKDDYAITAVKVRDGIPEGYAKDPLSQLVKNNDLKWSALNRDRILKEWAARYDGKTEAGN; encoded by the coding sequence ATGTCAGGTATTTGGCGTCGTTTAGGTAAAGGGATGCTCGCGGTCGCGGCGGCGGCCGCCGTCACGGCGTTTCCGGCGGTTTTCGCGCGCGAGGCGCAGGCCGCGGAGAAGAAAGAGCTCACGGTCTACACCGCTCTTGAGAACGAGCAGATAAACAAGTATCTTGCCTCGTTCCGCGAGAAGTATCCCGACATTGAGATAAAGATAGTCCGCGACTCGACGGGCATCATCACTGCGAAGCTGCTCGCAGAGGGCGGCAAGACCCCGGCGGACGTCGTCTGGGGGACGGCCGCGTCGAGCCTTCTCGTTCTTGAGGACCGCGGCATGATTGAGCCTTACGCGCCGAAGGGGCTCGAGCGCGTGGAGCCGATGCTCAGGGATTCCGCGAATCCGCCCGCGTGGGTCGGGATTGACGCCTGGGAGACGGCGATAATCTACAACACCGCCGAAGCGAAGGCGAAGGGCCTTCCGCCTATCAAGTCTTACGAAGACCTTCTCCGTCCTGAGTTCAAGGGGCAGATAATCATGAGCAACCCGAATTCGTCGGGCACGGGCTTCCTCGCGGTGACCGGGCTCATCCACCTGATGGGCGAGAAGAAGGCTTTCGAGTACATGGACAAGCTCCACGAGAATATCGCGATGTACACGCACTCCGGCTCGGCGCCCGCCAAGAAGGCCGCGGCGGGCGAGTTCGCGGTCGGCATTTCCTACGGCTACGCCGGCATGAACCAGAAGAAGAAGGGCGCGCCCATCGAGGTCATCTTCCCCGAAGAGGGCAGCGGCTGGGACGTCGAGGCGAACGCTCTGATAAAGAAGGCGGACATCAAGCCCGAGGCGAAGCTCTTCCTCGATTGGGCGATTTCGGACGAAGCCATCAACGCGCTGAAGGACGACTACGCGATCACCGCGGTCAAGGTGCGCGATGGAATCCCCGAGGGCTACGCCAAAGACCCGCTTTCGCAGCTCGTCAAGAACAACGACCTGAAATGGTCCGCGCTGAACCGCGACCGCATCCTCAAGGAGTGGGCGGCGCGCTACGACGGCAAGACGGAGGCCGGGAACTAG
- a CDS encoding ABC transporter permease subunit, with translation MSDSNERKIIPGRHMTKDELRELESAPKTPFQMFVDRLVCFSPVIAGALALAEYYWIPNLPGNESTNVYAMFICALMAAVFAVFIASFANKKVFYTLRYKAPFYSFIFIMFLAYDWLTLKTGILVLPYFPWVDQVLHAFISDRAYMTECTINSLILLFTGYFTGAGLGLVTGVACGYNRRVNYWIAPFMKLLGAIPSTTWLPVVMVLASTLFKGSVFIIALGVWFSVTIATQTGINNIDKSYFEAARTLGAKGSQLVFRIAIPFVMPNIFQGLTQGMSSACTALLVAEMIGVESGLGWYITWQKSWAQYGKMYAAIVLICVIFVVVNAALSFIRRRVLRWQEGVVHE, from the coding sequence ATGAGCGATTCCAACGAAAGGAAAATCATTCCCGGCCGGCACATGACGAAGGACGAGCTGCGCGAGCTTGAGAGCGCGCCGAAAACTCCGTTCCAGATGTTCGTGGACAGGCTCGTCTGTTTTTCGCCGGTGATCGCGGGAGCGCTGGCTCTCGCGGAATATTACTGGATTCCGAACCTTCCGGGCAACGAAAGCACGAACGTCTACGCCATGTTCATCTGCGCGCTGATGGCGGCCGTTTTCGCCGTCTTCATCGCGTCGTTCGCGAACAAGAAGGTCTTTTACACTCTGCGCTATAAAGCGCCTTTTTATTCGTTCATCTTCATAATGTTCCTCGCTTACGACTGGCTGACGCTGAAAACCGGCATCCTCGTGCTGCCTTACTTCCCATGGGTGGACCAGGTGCTGCACGCCTTCATATCCGACCGCGCCTATATGACCGAGTGTACGATAAACTCGCTGATACTGCTCTTCACGGGCTACTTCACGGGCGCCGGGCTCGGGCTGGTCACGGGCGTCGCCTGCGGCTACAACAGGCGCGTCAACTACTGGATAGCCCCGTTCATGAAGCTGCTCGGCGCGATACCCTCTACCACGTGGCTGCCGGTCGTCATGGTCCTCGCCTCGACGCTGTTTAAGGGCAGCGTGTTCATCATCGCGCTCGGAGTATGGTTCTCCGTCACGATAGCTACGCAGACGGGAATCAACAACATCGACAAGTCTTACTTCGAGGCGGCCCGCACGCTCGGCGCGAAAGGCTCGCAGCTCGTCTTCCGCATCGCGATACCGTTCGTCATGCCGAACATCTTCCAGGGGCTCACGCAGGGCATGAGCTCCGCCTGCACCGCGCTGCTCGTCGCCGAGATGATAGGCGTCGAGTCCGGCCTCGGCTGGTACATAACGTGGCAGAAGAGCTGGGCGCAGTACGGCAAGATGTACGCCGCCATCGTCCTGATATGCGTCATATTCGTCGTAGTAAACGCGGCGCTCTCTTTCATCAGGAGAAGAGTTCTCCGCTGGCAGGAAGGAGTCGTCCACGAATGA
- a CDS encoding ABC transporter substrate-binding protein, whose product MKRKLLSAVLCCLLASATQAAWAAGDPAEEEAWKKEPAYGKEIIVGYNGGLCLGTFGIAQMKGFYEEEGLKTKIVRMAGGSSAQTDAIGTGKVDVAGDHIATMLVPTINGVRMKFTTGIHTGCKSLYVLNDSDIKSTKDLEGKYIAIPDGIGNSDHNIAMRFLNKDNVDPRKVKWKVVEAGASVLAMQNGEISAALLGDQFAKQFLDNGTLRIIRSLTFDDDFKKEACCIHAVSLDFYNQNPITVKKLTRAHEKASEWIMNNREEAVKLLQANNWASGDYDLVLEIFKTYDFSISDELTEQTLRDTINDYKKFGLIDSSKDTEALIKQVWDPVLAD is encoded by the coding sequence GTGAAGAGAAAGCTACTGAGCGCGGTACTGTGCTGCCTGCTAGCCTCGGCGACGCAGGCGGCCTGGGCGGCGGGAGACCCCGCCGAGGAAGAGGCGTGGAAGAAGGAACCGGCATACGGCAAGGAGATAATCGTCGGATATAACGGCGGGCTCTGCCTCGGCACCTTCGGAATCGCTCAGATGAAAGGCTTCTACGAAGAAGAGGGCCTCAAGACGAAGATCGTCCGCATGGCGGGCGGCAGCAGCGCGCAGACCGACGCGATAGGCACGGGCAAAGTGGACGTCGCGGGCGACCACATCGCGACGATGCTCGTCCCCACGATCAACGGCGTCCGCATGAAGTTCACCACCGGCATCCACACCGGATGCAAATCGCTTTACGTCCTCAATGACTCCGACATCAAGAGCACGAAGGACCTCGAAGGCAAGTACATCGCCATCCCCGACGGAATAGGCAACTCCGACCACAACATAGCGATGCGCTTCCTCAACAAGGACAACGTGGACCCGAGGAAGGTCAAGTGGAAGGTAGTCGAAGCCGGAGCTTCCGTCCTCGCGATGCAGAACGGCGAAATCTCCGCGGCGCTCCTCGGCGACCAGTTCGCGAAGCAGTTCCTCGACAACGGCACGCTGCGCATCATCCGCTCGCTCACCTTCGACGACGACTTCAAGAAGGAAGCCTGCTGCATCCACGCCGTTTCGCTCGACTTCTACAACCAGAACCCCATCACCGTCAAGAAGCTGACGCGCGCCCACGAAAAGGCCAGCGAATGGATAATGAACAACCGCGAAGAAGCCGTCAAGCTGCTCCAGGCCAACAACTGGGCCTCCGGCGACTACGACCTCGTGCTTGAGATATTCAAGACCTACGACTTCAGCATCAGCGACGAGCTCACGGAGCAGACCCTCCGCGACACCATCAACGACTACAAGAAGTTCGGCCTTATCGACAGCAGCAAGGACACCGAGGCCCTCATCAAACAGGTCTGGGATCCCGTGCTCGCCGACTAA
- a CDS encoding radical SAM protein — translation MPEEEIFKPPLEEGALAVNVTSGCSYNRCAFCTMYHGEPFRALPLDGARAELAAAREKYPHVGRVFLEEGDAFALPAERLAEIARLVHRFYPGACVSCFASIHNIKAKSPGELAELRALGVNRLNVGVESALDDVLAFMNKGFTVADVREQLAKLRGAGIDFPVNIINGAAGYGRQSESARANAALVNEIRPAAVFTTNLLREAGSRLDLDIKSGAFKMCTLGQLVDEELEFIENLETEGTYLYGMNPCSVMPIRGKLMRDKQRILEKFRRQAAALTEEERGWTPMWGYRG, via the coding sequence ATGCCGGAGGAAGAAATTTTCAAACCGCCGTTGGAAGAGGGCGCGCTCGCCGTAAACGTCACCTCCGGGTGCAGCTACAACCGCTGCGCCTTCTGCACGATGTACCACGGAGAACCTTTCCGCGCCCTGCCGCTCGACGGGGCGCGCGCCGAACTCGCAGCGGCGCGCGAAAAATATCCGCACGTCGGGCGCGTATTCCTCGAAGAGGGCGACGCCTTCGCTCTGCCCGCGGAACGCCTCGCCGAAATCGCGCGGCTCGTGCATAGATTTTACCCCGGCGCGTGCGTCTCATGCTTCGCCTCGATTCACAACATAAAGGCGAAAAGCCCGGGCGAGCTCGCGGAACTGCGCGCGCTCGGCGTCAACAGGCTCAACGTCGGAGTCGAGTCCGCGCTAGACGACGTGCTCGCGTTTATGAACAAAGGCTTCACCGTCGCCGATGTCCGCGAACAGCTCGCGAAGCTCCGCGGCGCAGGTATAGATTTTCCCGTCAACATAATCAACGGCGCGGCGGGGTACGGCAGGCAGAGCGAAAGCGCCCGCGCCAACGCCGCGCTCGTGAACGAAATCCGCCCCGCCGCCGTCTTCACCACCAACCTGCTGCGCGAAGCCGGAAGCCGCCTCGACCTCGACATAAAATCCGGCGCCTTCAAAATGTGTACGCTGGGCCAGCTCGTGGACGAAGAGCTGGAATTTATCGAAAATCTCGAAACCGAAGGGACCTACCTCTACGGCATGAACCCGTGCAGCGTCATGCCCATCCGCGGAAAACTCATGCGCGACAAGCAAAGAATACTCGAAAAATTCCGCCGCCAGGCCGCCGCGCTCACCGAAGAGGAACGCGGCTGGACGCCGATGTGGGGGTATCGCGGGTAG
- a CDS encoding ABC transporter ATP-binding protein — MSENLLKLEHVSKSFARTDAADVTNALQDISLEVRTGEFISIVGASGCGKSTILRLIAGLIMPTTGTLSLDGRPITGPAPERGMVFQKPTLFPWLTVEQNVSFSLRMMHQTEGMDEKVEKLIKMAGLEEFRTSYPHQLSGGMAQRVALIRTMINNPPVFLLDEPLGALDAFTRMNMQDELLGMWGESRHMMLMVTHDVDEALYMGTRVVIMAPRPGRVREDLKIDLEYPRNRTSSKFMEYRKHVLEMLDFGRAEEETE, encoded by the coding sequence ATGAGTGAAAATCTGTTAAAGCTCGAACACGTCTCAAAAAGCTTCGCGCGCACGGACGCCGCGGACGTCACGAACGCATTGCAGGACATCAGCCTCGAGGTGCGCACCGGCGAGTTCATCAGCATCGTCGGGGCGTCGGGCTGCGGCAAATCGACGATACTGCGCCTCATTGCGGGGCTGATAATGCCGACGACGGGCACGCTGTCTCTCGACGGCAGGCCGATAACCGGCCCGGCGCCGGAGCGCGGCATGGTCTTTCAGAAGCCGACGCTCTTTCCGTGGCTCACGGTCGAACAGAACGTATCCTTCAGCCTCCGAATGATGCACCAGACGGAGGGCATGGACGAAAAGGTCGAAAAACTGATTAAAATGGCGGGGCTCGAAGAATTCCGCACATCCTACCCGCACCAGCTCTCGGGCGGCATGGCGCAGCGCGTGGCGCTAATACGCACGATGATAAACAACCCCCCCGTCTTCCTGCTCGACGAGCCCCTCGGCGCGCTCGACGCCTTCACGCGGATGAACATGCAGGACGAGCTGCTCGGCATGTGGGGCGAGAGCCGCCACATGATGCTCATGGTCACGCACGACGTGGACGAGGCCCTCTACATGGGCACGCGCGTCGTGATAATGGCCCCGCGCCCCGGCCGTGTGCGCGAGGATTTGAAAATCGACCTCGAATACCCCCGCAACAGGACGAGCAGCAAATTCATGGAATACCGCAAACACGTCCTCGAAATGCTCGACTTCGGACGCGCCGAGGAAGAGACGGAGTAA